One Panicum virgatum strain AP13 chromosome 3N, P.virgatum_v5, whole genome shotgun sequence DNA segment encodes these proteins:
- the LOC120664834 gene encoding uncharacterized protein LOC120664834, whose product MEEFQEAEILWPGGNEHHDNDDGDAEKTGTSTVSSVVVHPKPADTPELSSPVEISRRKRRCRPWAAEERAAFDQETGGGGGDGGGGEEEEDSCIDEAKQRSAKGMAAVPPHVLLARRRLLGARTAAYSMCAGKGRTLKGRDLRDVRNLVLKMTGFIEK is encoded by the coding sequence ATGGAGGAATTTCAAGAAGCTGAAATCCTGTGGCCCGGCGGCAACGAGCATCATGacaacgacgacggcgacgccgagAAGACAGGTACTAGTACCGTGTCTTCAGTCGTCGTTCATCCCAAGCCGGCGGACACGCCGGAGCTGTCCTCGCCGGTCGAGATCTCCCGCCGGAAGCGGCGGTGCCGCCCctgggcggcggaggagcgcgcCGCGTTCGATCAAGAaaccggcgggggcgggggcgacggcggcggcggcgaagaagaagaagacagttGCATCGACGAGGCGAAGCAGAGAAGCGCGAAGGGTATGGCGGCCGTGCCGCCGCACGTTCTCCTGGCTCGGCGGAGGCTTCTGGGTGCCCGGACGGCGGCGTACTCCATGTGCGCTGGGAAAGGGAGGACGCTCAAAGGGCGCGACCTCCGCGATGTCAGGAACCTCGTGCTCAAGATGACCGGGTTCATCGAGAAATGA
- the LOC120664838 gene encoding heat stress transcription factor A-4d-like isoform X1 has protein sequence MEGSSGGAGGGGGSGSSSGSPPPFLIKTYEMVEDPATNHVVSWGPGGASFVVWNPPDFSRDLLPKYFKHNNFSSFIRQLNTYGFRKIDPERWEFANEDFIRGHTRLLKNIHRRKPVHSHSLQNQVNGPLAEAERRELEDEINRLKYEKSLLLADLQRQNQQQYGISWQMQSLEDRLVQMEQRQRNIVASLCDILQRHRVASASMLETDHFSKKRRVPKIDFFVDEPTVEEQQVPFLQTLGAEAPSMPPGHLLNAEPFEKMELALVSLENFFQRASHGSAEEMYGAGAAAEPSPDLTLGEMNSAPMDTSINQQSSAGLSPFSSTTEQAHFPSSLADSVSYAPSPILTLSDINEEAHRTAEVDMNSETTTGDTSQETTSETEDMPAKVNDVFWERFLTGEAESGRQHANNKSEATEAKEDIKIAIDWSILNHQNNVDQITEKMGHLDSAENGSEATGND, from the exons ATGGAGGGTTCAAGCggaggtgccggcggcggcggcggatcgggcTCGAGCTCgggatcgccgccgccgttcctgaTCAAGACCTACGAGATGGTGGAGGACCCGGCGACGAACCACGTGGTGTCGTGGGGCCCCGGCGGCGCCAGCTTCGTCGTGTGGAACCCGCCGGACTTCTCGCGGGACCTGCTGCCCAAGTACTTCAAGCACAACAACTTCTCCAGCTTCATCAGGCAGCTCAACACCTAT GGTTTTCGGAAAATTGATCCCGAGAGATGGGAGTTTGCTAACGAGGACTTCATAAGGGGACATACGCGCCTTCTGAAGAACATCCACCGGCGCAAACCAGTGCACAGCCACTCCTTGCAGAACCAAGTGAACGGGCCATTAGCAGAGGCTGAAAGGCGGGAGCTTGAGGACGAGATCAACAGGCTCAAGTACGAGAAGAGCCTGCTCCTGGCGGATCTCCAGAGGCAGAACCAGCAGCAGTATGGGATCAGCTGGCAGATGCAGTCGTTGGAGGACAGGTTGGTGCAAATGGAGCAGCGGCAGAGGAATATCGTAGCCTCCCTGTGCGACATCCTGCAGCGACACAGGGTTGCCTCAGCCTCAATGCTGGAGACAGACCACTTCAGCAAGAAGAGGAGGGTTCCGAAGATCGATTTCTTCGTGGACGAACCCACGGTCGAGGAACAGCAGGTGCCGTTCCTGCAGACACTGGGTGCAGAAGCACCAAGCATGCCTCCGGGCCACCTTTTAAATGCCGAGCCATTCGAGAAGATGGAGCTGGCCTTGGTGTCACTGGAGAATTTCTTCCAGAGGGCGAGCCATGGGTCTGCGGAAGAGATGTAcggtgctggtgctgctgctgaacCCAGCCCTGATCTGACTCTAGGAGAGATGAATTCAGCACCAATGGACACTAGCATCAATCAACAGTCATCAGCTGGGCTGAGTCCCTTTTCTTCGACCACAGAGCAAGCTCATTTCCCTTCTTCCTTGGCAGATTCTGTGAGCTACGCGCCCAGTCCGATCCTGACATTATCAGACATCAATGAAGAGGCCCATAGGACAGCTGAAGTCGATATGAACTCTGAGACCACAACTGGTGACACTTCACAAGAGACCACCAGTGAAACTGAAGATATGCCGGCCAAGGTTAACGATGTATTTTGGGAGCGGTTTCTCACAGGAGAGGCCGAGTCAGGAAGACAGCACGCTAACAATAAAAGCGAGGCAACTGAAGCAAAGGAAGATATAAAGATTGCCATAGACTGGAGTATTCTTAATCACCAGAACAATGTTGATCAGATCACTGAGAAGATGGGACATCTTGATTCAGCTGAGAATGGCTCTGAGGCAACTGGGAATGACTGA
- the LOC120664839 gene encoding WD repeat-containing protein 55-like has protein sequence MEVLHEEMPFDLDFHPSNPLVVTSLITGELCLFRYGPESQPERLFSVKAHKESCRAVRFVDSGKVILSGSADCSVLASDVETGKAIARLEDAHEDGINRLICLTETTITTGDDEGCIKVWDTREHSCCNTFHVHEDYISDMTYVADSNQILATSGDGTLSVNNLRRNKVKSQSEFSEDELLSLVVMKNGKKVVCGTPSGALLLYSWGYFNDCSDRFLGHTQSVDTMLKLDEETLISGASDGVIRLVGILPNRIIQPLAEHSEYPIEALAFSNDKKYLGSLSHDKMLKLWDLQELLNGPQVVNGVEPAESASDGSDDDGDDDSMDVDMAPSSSKGSRSKKVGKGQSSSRPASNFFADL, from the exons atgGAGGTTCTCCACGAGGAGATGCCCTTCGACCTCGACTTCCACCCGTCCAACCCCCTCGTCGTCACCTCCCTCATCACCGGCGAGCTATGCCT GTTTCGCTACGGCCCGGAGTCGCAGCCTGAGAG GTTGTTTTCGGTGAAAGCTCACAAGGAGTCATGCAGAGCTGTTCGCTTTGTGGACTCAGGAAAAG TGATCTTGTCAGGGTCTGCTGATTGCTCAGTTCTTGCTTCGGATGTAGAAACAGGCAAGGCCATTGCCCGCTTGGAGGATGCTCACGA GGATGGCATAAACCGCCTTATCTGCCTTACTGAAACAACAATTACTACAGGTGATGATGAAGGCTGCATTAAG GTGTGGGATACCCGGGAACATTCTTGCTGCAACACTTTTCATGTCCATGAAGATTATATTTCAGATATGACCTATGTGGCTGACTCAAATCAAATACTGGCAACAAG TGGGGATGGAACTTTGTCAGTGAACAACCTGCGTAGGAATAAA GTAAAATCACAATCTGAATTTTCAGAAGATGAGTTGCTATCCTTGGTGGTAATGAAG AACGGTAAAAAAGTTGTTTGTGGAACTCCAAGTGGAGCACTGTTATTATATTCATGGGGATACTTTAATGATTGCAG TGACCGCTTTCTGGGACACACACAGTCTGTGGATACAATGCTGAAG CTGGATGAAGAAACTCTGATTTCTGGTGCATCAGATGGTGTGATCAG ATTAGTGGGCATCTTACCTAATAGGATAATACAGCCACTTGCTGAACATTCAGAATATCCCATTGAGGCCCTTG CTTTCTCAAACGATAAGAAATATCTAGGAAGCCTTTCACATGATAAAATGCTTAAG CTATGGGACTTGCAAGAGCTCTTGAATGGCCCACAGGTAGTTAATGGTGTTGAACCTGCTGAGTCTGCTAGCGATGGTAGTGATGACGATGGCGACGATGACAGTATGGATGTGGACATGGCACCTTCCTCTTCTAAAG GATCAAGGAGTAAAAAGGTGGGCAAAGGTCAGAGTTCAAGTAGGCCGGCATCAAATTTCTTTGCAGATTTATAG
- the LOC120664838 gene encoding heat stress transcription factor A-4d-like isoform X2, with translation MSLLRASSWDFSMPLRRPGSLGTCRGWSSSCVLPTCASLTHHHLGLLELRLLRWILCRRCVGGCFAAPAALVLGFRKIDPERWEFANEDFIRGHTRLLKNIHRRKPVHSHSLQNQVNGPLAEAERRELEDEINRLKYEKSLLLADLQRQNQQQYGISWQMQSLEDRLVQMEQRQRNIVASLCDILQRHRVASASMLETDHFSKKRRVPKIDFFVDEPTVEEQQVPFLQTLGAEAPSMPPGHLLNAEPFEKMELALVSLENFFQRASHGSAEEMYGAGAAAEPSPDLTLGEMNSAPMDTSINQQSSAGLSPFSSTTEQAHFPSSLADSVSYAPSPILTLSDINEEAHRTAEVDMNSETTTGDTSQETTSETEDMPAKVNDVFWERFLTGEAESGRQHANNKSEATEAKEDIKIAIDWSILNHQNNVDQITEKMGHLDSAENGSEATGND, from the exons ATGTCCCTCTTGAGGGCGTCATCTTGGGATTTCTCCATGCCTCTGCGGCGGCCTGGCTCCCTTGGGACTTGTCGTGGGTGGTCGTCCTCATGTGTGTTGCCTACTTGTGCTTCCTTGACACATCATCACCTTGGTTTGCTGGAGCTGCGACTACTTCGGTGGATACTTTGCCGTCGTTGTGtcggcggatgctttgccgcccctGCTGCGCTCGTTCTG GGTTTTCGGAAAATTGATCCCGAGAGATGGGAGTTTGCTAACGAGGACTTCATAAGGGGACATACGCGCCTTCTGAAGAACATCCACCGGCGCAAACCAGTGCACAGCCACTCCTTGCAGAACCAAGTGAACGGGCCATTAGCAGAGGCTGAAAGGCGGGAGCTTGAGGACGAGATCAACAGGCTCAAGTACGAGAAGAGCCTGCTCCTGGCGGATCTCCAGAGGCAGAACCAGCAGCAGTATGGGATCAGCTGGCAGATGCAGTCGTTGGAGGACAGGTTGGTGCAAATGGAGCAGCGGCAGAGGAATATCGTAGCCTCCCTGTGCGACATCCTGCAGCGACACAGGGTTGCCTCAGCCTCAATGCTGGAGACAGACCACTTCAGCAAGAAGAGGAGGGTTCCGAAGATCGATTTCTTCGTGGACGAACCCACGGTCGAGGAACAGCAGGTGCCGTTCCTGCAGACACTGGGTGCAGAAGCACCAAGCATGCCTCCGGGCCACCTTTTAAATGCCGAGCCATTCGAGAAGATGGAGCTGGCCTTGGTGTCACTGGAGAATTTCTTCCAGAGGGCGAGCCATGGGTCTGCGGAAGAGATGTAcggtgctggtgctgctgctgaacCCAGCCCTGATCTGACTCTAGGAGAGATGAATTCAGCACCAATGGACACTAGCATCAATCAACAGTCATCAGCTGGGCTGAGTCCCTTTTCTTCGACCACAGAGCAAGCTCATTTCCCTTCTTCCTTGGCAGATTCTGTGAGCTACGCGCCCAGTCCGATCCTGACATTATCAGACATCAATGAAGAGGCCCATAGGACAGCTGAAGTCGATATGAACTCTGAGACCACAACTGGTGACACTTCACAAGAGACCACCAGTGAAACTGAAGATATGCCGGCCAAGGTTAACGATGTATTTTGGGAGCGGTTTCTCACAGGAGAGGCCGAGTCAGGAAGACAGCACGCTAACAATAAAAGCGAGGCAACTGAAGCAAAGGAAGATATAAAGATTGCCATAGACTGGAGTATTCTTAATCACCAGAACAATGTTGATCAGATCACTGAGAAGATGGGACATCTTGATTCAGCTGAGAATGGCTCTGAGGCAACTGGGAATGACTGA
- the LOC120664835 gene encoding receptor like protein 29-like encodes MAPPSSSSSSSSSSFRALATALCLLLHLSLRAAAAMDPAEREALLRVMEAVSSDRDWREAAGADPCSSPWPGLECKPAPGGGGPAARMHVARLDFGVPPNPTCKDTATFPLGAFALPELRALFLVGCFKNPDAITAFTLPPPANLSASRLQQLSVRSNPSLSGTLPPQLASIKSLQVLTVSQNALIRGEVPQGLGELRNLVHLDLSYNSLTGPIPSRLGELRGLVGLDLSYNSFSGPIPSRLGELTLLQKLDLSSNNLTGGVPATVTRLKALTFLALSNNGLRGRLPAGLSDLRDLQYLIMENNPMGVPLPPELGNIARLQELRLANSGLSGSIPETFGLLSSLTTLSLENNNLTGQIPAGLSRLKRMYHLNLSKNGLDGVVPFGGAFLRQLGRNLDLSGNPGLCVADGAVVPDVGVGVCAGDAARKSSAAAGSSAGGAIGGEVTRGRWPAALLRPAAVALCCCLLL; translated from the coding sequence ATGGCGCcaccctcctcctcgtcctcgtcctcgtcctcctccttcaGGGCCCTGGCCACCGCCCtgtgcctcctcctccacctgtccctgcgggccgccgcggccatggaCCCCGCCGAGCGGGAGGCGCTGCTCCGCGTCATGGAGGCCGTCTCGTCGGACCGCGACTGgcgcgaggccgccggcgccgaccccTGCAGCTCGCCGTGGCCGGGGCTCGAGTGCaagccggcgcccggcggcgggggGCCCGCGGCGCGGATGCACGTCGCGCGGCTCGACTTCGGGGTGCCGCCCAACCCGACGTGCAAGGACACGGCCACGTTCCCGCTCGGCGCGTTCGCGCTGCCGGAGCTCCGGGCGCTGTTCCTCGTCGGCTGCTTCAAGAACCCGGACGCCATCACCGCCTtcaccctgccgccgccggccaacctcTCGGCGTCCCGCCTGCAGCAGCTCAGCGTCCGCTCCAACCCGTCGCTGTCCGGCACGttgccgccgcagctcgccagCATCAAGTCGCTCCAGGTGCTCACCGTGTCGCAGAACGCGCTCATCCGCGGTGAGGTCCCGCAGGGCCTCGGCGAGctcaggaacctggtgcacctCGACCTCAGCTACAACTCGCTCACCGGCCCGATCCCGAGCCGGCTCGGCGAGCTGCGCGGCCTGGTCGGCCTCGACCTCAGCTACAACTCCTTCTCCGGGCCCATCCCCAGCCGGCTTGGCGAGCTCACCCTGCTGCAGAAGCTGGACCTGAGCTCGAACAACCTCACCGGCGGCGTCCCGGCCACCGTCACCCGCCTGAAAGCGCTCACCTTCCTGGCCTTAAGCAACAACGGGCTGCgcggccgcctccccgccggcctcTCCGACCTCCGCGACCTGCAGTACCTGATCATGGAGAACAACCCGATGGGCGTCCCGCTGCCGCCCGAGCTGGGCAACATCGCGCGGCTCCAGGAGCTCCGGCTGGCCAACTCGGGCCTCTCGGGCTCGATACCGGAGACGTTCGGGCTCCTGTCCAGCCTGACGACGCTGTCGCTGGAGAACAACAACCTAACCGGGCAGATCCCGGCGGGGCTGAGCCGGCTGAAGCGGATGTACCACCTGAACCTGAGCAAGAACGGGCTGGACGGCGTGGTGCCGTTCGGCGGCGCGTTCCTGCGGCAGCTGGGGCGGAACCTGGACCTGAGCGGCAACCCGGGGCTGTGCGTCGCCGACGGGGCCGTCGTGCCGGACGTGGGCGTCGGCGTctgcgccggcgacgccgcccgcaagagctccgccgccgcggggagctCGGCCGGGGGAGCGATCGGGGGCGAGGTGACGAGGGGTCGCTGGCCCGCGGCGCTGCTCAGGCCCGCCGCCGTAGCGCTGTGCTGCTGCCTTCTGCTCTGA
- the LOC120664837 gene encoding serine/threonine protein kinase OSK1 has product MEGAGRDANPLSGYRIGKTLGIGSFGKVKIAEHILTGHKVAIKILNRRKIRSMEMEEKVKREIKILRLFMHPHIIRLYEVIDTPADIYVVMEYVKSGELFDYIVEKGRLHEEEARRFFQQIISGVEYCHRNMVVHRDLKPENLLLDSKWNVKIADFGLSNVMRDGHFLKTSCGSPNYAAPEVISGKLYAGPEVDVWSCGVILYALLCGTLPFDDENIPNLFKKIKGGIYTLPSHLSPSARDLIPRMLVVDPMKRITIREIREHVWFKIRLPRYLAVPPPDTAQQVKKLDEETLNDVIKMGFDKNLLIESLQNRLQNEATVAYYLLLDNRLRTTSGYLGAEFQESMDSSFSQVIAETPTSATELRQHGFTESPGSGLRQHFAAERKWALGLQSRAHPREIITEVLKALQELNVYWKKIGHYNMKCRWSPGCLESMMHNNDGFSVESAIIETDDLIQKSTPTVKFEIQLYKTRDEKYLLDLQRVSGPQLLFLDLCSAFLTQLRVL; this is encoded by the exons ATGGAGGGAGCTGGAAGAGATGCCAACCCGTTGAGCGGCTACCGAATCGGCAAAACCCTGGGGATTGGATCGTTCGGTAAGGTGAAGATCGCGGAACATATATTGACAGGTCATAAGGTGGCCATCAAGATCCTCAATCGCCGGAAGATCAGAAGCATGGAAATGGAAGAGAAAG TGAAGAGAGAAATCAAGATACTGAGACTATTTATGCATCCTCATATCATACGCCTTTATGAGGTGATAGATACACCTGCCGATATCTATGTTGTTATGGAGTATGTTAAATCTGGAGAGTTGTTTGATTACATTGTTGAGAAGGGAAGACTACACGAAGAAGAAGCTCGCCGTTTTTTTCAGCAG ATTATATCTGGTGTTGAATATTGCCATAGAAACATGGTAGTTCACCGTGATCTAAAGCCAGAGAACCTTCTTTTAGATTCAAAATGGAATGTTAAGATTGCTGACTTTGGCTTAAGTAATGTTATGCGTGATGGTCACTTTCTAAAGACGAGTTGTGGTAGCCCGAATTATGCAGCGCCTGAG GTCATATCTGGTAAACTATATGCTGGTCCTGAAGTTGACGTCTGGAGCTGTGGTGTTATTCTTTATGCTCTTCTTTGTGGTACTCTTCCATTTGATGATGAGAATATTCCAAATCTTTTTAAGAAAATAAAG GGTGGAATATATACCCTTCCTAGTCATTTGTCACCTTCGGCGAGGGACTTGATTCCCCGAATGCTGGTTGTTGATCCGATGAAAAGGATTACCATCCGTGAAATCCGTGAACATGTGTGGTTCAAGATTCGGCTTCCACGGTATTTGGCTGTGCCGCCTCCAGACACCGCACAGCAAGTTAAAAag CTTGACGAGGAAACTCTTAATGATGTTATCAAGATGGGTTTTGACAAGAATCTGCTAATTGAGTCACTGCAAAACAGGTTGCAGAATGAG GCAACTGTTGCCTATTATTTACTCTTGGACAATAGGCTTCGTACAACCAGTGGTTATCTTGGAGCTGAGTTTCAAGAATCTATG GACTCGTCTTTCTCTCAAGTAATTGCTGAAACGCCAACTTCAGCAACTGAACTTCGGCAACATGGGTTTACAGAATCTCCAGGTTCTGGCTTGAGGCAGCATTTTGCAGCTGAAAGGAAATGGGCCCTTGGTCTTCAG TCTCGAGCCCATCCACGAGAGATAATTACTGAAGTGCTTAAAGCTCTGCAAGAACTGAATGTTTACTGGAAAAAGATTGGTCACTACAACATGAAATGCAGATGGAGTCCTGGCTGTCTTGAGAGTATGATGCATAACAATGATGGCTTTAGTGTGGAGTCTGCTATAATTGAAACGGATGATCTCATCCAGAAATCAACCCCCACAGTGAAGTTTGAGATTCAG CTTTACAAAACGAGGGATGAGAAGTACCTTCTCGACTTGCAAAGGGTCAGTGGACCACAGCTCCTCTTTCTGGATCTGTGTTCTGCCTTTCTAACGCAGCTGAGAGTTCTCTGA